Proteins from a single region of Runella sp. SP2:
- a CDS encoding helix-turn-helix domain-containing protein: MTNNPNITSLEDILDLKYGPRGTEARENWEQRYEAFKIGVLIEEARKSKNMTQAELAAKIGTNKSYISRIENDASDIRLSTLFRIIHEGLGGHLKLKVEF, from the coding sequence ATGACAAACAATCCTAACATTACCTCTTTAGAAGATATTTTAGACCTCAAATACGGCCCTCGTGGTACTGAGGCACGAGAAAACTGGGAACAACGCTATGAAGCTTTCAAGATTGGGGTATTAATAGAAGAAGCCCGTAAAAGCAAAAATATGACCCAAGCTGAGTTGGCCGCTAAAATAGGGACTAACAAATCTTACATTTCACGTATTGAGAATGATGCTTCTGATATTCGCCTTTCTACGCTTTTTCGTATCATACATGAGGGACTGGGAGGTCATTTAAAATTAAAAGTGGAGTTTTGA
- a CDS encoding type II toxin-antitoxin system RelE/ParE family toxin, with the protein MSFDIIPISPFQRQAKRLIKKFPSLKGELLSLIESLKDQPFQGTSLGDGCYKIRLSIGSKNKGKSGGARVITCVYVNDNELYLLSIYDKSERSSLNDKELKELIRIVQELK; encoded by the coding sequence ATGAGCTTTGATATAATACCTATTTCCCCTTTTCAAAGGCAAGCTAAAAGGCTCATTAAAAAATTCCCTTCACTGAAAGGCGAGCTTTTGAGCCTCATTGAAAGTCTTAAAGACCAGCCCTTTCAGGGAACCTCACTGGGTGATGGTTGCTATAAAATACGACTCTCAATAGGCAGCAAAAACAAAGGAAAATCAGGTGGGGCAAGGGTTATCACTTGCGTGTATGTTAATGATAATGAACTTTATTTACTTTCTATTTATGATAAATCAGAACGTTCAAGCCTCAATGATAAAGAATTGAAAGAACTAATCCGAATAGTACAGGAACTTAAATGA
- a CDS encoding HNH endonuclease: MDRQVSALFTITMVDACHIVPFAKSFDNSLTNGIALCPNLHRAFDRGLISINDSYEVILSPSFKENTQSEYSFSKMEGKTIVLPNDKDFWPSLANFEWHRKNVFKK; this comes from the coding sequence ATGGATAGACAAGTTTCGGCTTTATTTACGATTACAATGGTAGATGCTTGTCACATTGTACCATTTGCCAAAAGTTTCGACAATAGCCTAACCAACGGTATCGCGCTTTGTCCCAATTTACACCGCGCTTTTGACCGAGGCTTGATTTCAATCAATGATAGCTATGAAGTGATACTTTCCCCATCCTTTAAGGAAAACACTCAGAGCGAGTACAGTTTTTCAAAAATGGAGGGTAAGACAATCGTACTGCCCAATGACAAGGATTTTTGGCCGTCGTTGGCTAATTTTGAATGGCATCGAAAAAATGTGTTTAAGAAATGA
- a CDS encoding thioredoxin family protein, with translation MQRFIFVLAIAAVLFTGMAATTPSAPAPSTTAPKADGIQFVDLPWAKVLEKAKKEKKIIFFDAYASWCGPCKMMQKNVFTRKDVGDYFNATFINVKKDMEIGEGPQLASRYPIEGYPTLFFVDGNGKLVTTHLGAIMDGPELIKFAKAVTGKK, from the coding sequence ATGCAACGTTTCATTTTTGTTCTCGCCATCGCGGCTGTTTTGTTTACAGGCATGGCAGCGACCACTCCATCTGCGCCTGCACCTTCTACCACTGCCCCTAAAGCAGATGGTATTCAATTTGTGGATTTGCCTTGGGCCAAAGTCCTCGAAAAGGCTAAAAAAGAGAAAAAAATCATCTTTTTTGATGCCTACGCAAGCTGGTGTGGCCCTTGTAAAATGATGCAAAAAAATGTGTTTACGCGCAAAGACGTCGGCGATTATTTCAACGCGACGTTCATCAATGTGAAAAAAGACATGGAAATAGGCGAAGGACCACAGTTGGCCAGCCGCTACCCCATCGAAGGCTATCCTACACTTTTCTTTGTGGACGGCAACGGCAAATTAGTTACCACGCACTTAGGCGCCATCATGGACGGCCCTGAGCTTATTAAATTTGCCAAAGCGGTAACTGGCAAAAAATAA
- a CDS encoding family 16 glycoside hydrolase: MKIRIAYQAGCLLLAVGFAFSVHAQKNGMTQLPTHEGGAFQLTGSWKSAQAVTMHPDKKDFVKTTALADKATGILVGSSSAKATTELGTGDVVLQLDFMLSPAGSAVVKLPGGYDIQLSDSWKNAKLDGSASGSVAGLMPLQNASKAPGLWQQLLVQFKRSTKTSAAQIEKLTLNGSVIQENTFLSAAPSAQSSIALEVTSGNVAFKNVYYQLLNDTHPLTLKNLTYTLYKAGNDRPKALLSENILKKDTTSILTREWGMGNNSFYLVYEGNMDVAQEGDYLIQLIYMSNASLEIDGKQVLPYQWNDFQQNYVPATVHLTKGSHPFRLDFHKFTWRRPALGMMVSTQGVRPYPLHVLSSVPEPQPIPTIEVTTTGGKAELVRSFIQRQGEKNKRTHCLSVGTPEGVHYTLDLNWGSLLQFWKGPFANVTEMWYERGEPQILSPMGTTTTTKGQVDWAVLADMNAAWPDSLSQLTYKGYRLSPEGVPTTTYRLNNADITDEITPDNGGLTRTINGNLPNGYVRLVSGNSISQLEKGLYEVNGQSYFVRIDPKSKPVVRNVGGQQELLLPLNGTVRYSLIW, translated from the coding sequence ATGAAAATACGCATTGCATATCAAGCCGGCTGTCTTCTTTTGGCAGTCGGTTTTGCTTTTTCAGTACATGCCCAAAAAAATGGCATGACCCAGCTCCCCACCCACGAAGGCGGAGCGTTCCAATTAACAGGAAGCTGGAAGTCAGCACAGGCGGTGACGATGCACCCCGACAAAAAAGATTTTGTAAAAACAACCGCTCTTGCTGACAAAGCGACGGGGATTTTGGTTGGCAGTTCTTCGGCCAAAGCCACCACCGAATTAGGCACAGGCGATGTGGTTCTACAACTTGATTTTATGTTGTCGCCCGCAGGAAGTGCCGTAGTGAAACTTCCTGGTGGCTATGACATCCAGCTGAGCGATAGTTGGAAAAATGCCAAACTCGATGGTAGCGCAAGTGGGTCAGTAGCGGGACTAATGCCGCTTCAAAATGCCAGTAAAGCACCTGGGCTTTGGCAACAATTATTGGTTCAGTTCAAACGATCGACCAAAACGTCGGCAGCCCAAATAGAAAAACTCACCCTCAACGGGTCTGTGATTCAAGAAAATACTTTTTTGAGTGCCGCCCCTTCTGCCCAATCTAGCATTGCATTAGAAGTAACCTCTGGCAATGTGGCGTTTAAAAATGTGTATTATCAATTGTTGAACGATACACACCCGTTGACCCTAAAAAACCTCACTTACACCCTTTACAAAGCAGGAAACGACCGCCCAAAGGCATTGTTAAGTGAAAATATTCTCAAAAAAGACACAACCTCTATCCTAACTAGAGAATGGGGGATGGGCAACAATAGCTTCTATTTGGTTTATGAAGGAAACATGGACGTAGCCCAAGAAGGCGACTACCTGATTCAGCTTATCTACATGTCGAATGCGTCGTTGGAGATAGATGGAAAACAAGTACTTCCTTACCAATGGAATGATTTTCAGCAAAACTACGTCCCCGCAACCGTACATTTGACCAAAGGTTCGCATCCGTTTCGCTTAGATTTCCACAAATTTACCTGGCGCCGCCCTGCACTTGGCATGATGGTTTCGACCCAAGGCGTCCGTCCGTACCCACTTCACGTATTGTCGTCGGTGCCCGAACCACAGCCCATACCGACCATCGAAGTAACCACGACGGGAGGCAAAGCGGAGTTAGTCCGTTCATTTATCCAACGCCAAGGCGAAAAAAACAAACGCACCCACTGTCTTTCAGTAGGCACGCCCGAAGGTGTACATTATACATTAGACCTCAATTGGGGTTCTTTGTTGCAGTTCTGGAAAGGGCCTTTTGCCAACGTGACCGAAATGTGGTACGAACGCGGTGAACCGCAAATTTTATCCCCAATGGGCACCACAACAACGACCAAAGGACAGGTAGATTGGGCAGTGCTAGCCGATATGAATGCAGCTTGGCCCGATTCTCTTTCACAGCTCACTTACAAAGGTTATCGCTTATCGCCCGAGGGTGTCCCAACCACTACTTATCGCCTCAACAATGCCGATATTACCGATGAAATTACGCCCGATAATGGCGGTTTAACGCGCACTATCAACGGAAATCTCCCCAACGGCTACGTACGATTGGTGAGTGGCAATAGCATTTCACAGCTCGAAAAAGGTCTTTATGAAGTAAATGGACAAAGTTATTTTGTACGCATAGACCCTAAGAGTAAGCCCGTGGTTCGCAATGTGGGTGGACAACAAGAATTGCTTTTACCGCTCAACGGCACCGTACGTTATTCATTGATTTGGTAA
- a CDS encoding T9SS type A sorting domain-containing protein has translation MFKKLLFLSCAALLVCGVIFESAAQSISSVIVTSTSGVIPAGGYCAGQGVRVSFSATGFAGTPTFSVQLSDAAGVFPATPNVIGSGNTSPISANIPVGTSAGSGYKIRVTSGLTASAGSASFTVNPVATVNPVSNVTACSGAGVSGISFSSSSAGATFFWTSSTNIGFGTSGSGNIPNFTAVNNGTSNVTANVTVVPSVNGCVGLASSFDVTIRPVATVNAVGNVNVCNGTANAAINFSSPTAGTTFTWTSSANVGFGNSGSGSIPAFTATNPGTSSVTSTVTVTPNLNGCPGPAQSFNMTVNPTNATVNSVSNLSYCDDTSAPSINFTSSSAGATFEWTSSANIGFGTSGTGNIPAFIANNNSNADVTATITVTPRVGGCAGTPTTFSITVKHKPTANTLSNVVTCNGTSNPAIALTSFSAGTTFSWTSSVNVGFGTSGTGNIPAFTAINAGAGIQVATVTVTPSVGGCTGNSTSFSVTVNPTTSVNTVANAAFCGGIPVAGINFSSPVAGTTYSWTSTANVGFGTSGTGNIPSYTTTSSSTTPVVATVTVTPSIGACPGASKTFTVTVNPAPTVNAISNAVYCNAASASAITFSSPVTGTTYTWTSSVNIGFGVSGTGNIPAYTATNATSNPVISTITVTPSTGTCTGPASTFTITVNPTPVVGTVANAVYCGNASASAIPFISSTSGTTYAWSSSTNVGFGTAGTGNIAAFTTVDSASVVLGNITVTPTANTCVGASKTFTITVNPSPKVTTVNNVAYCNTAPGAAIAFTSPTSGSTYTWTSSANVGFGTSGSGNIAAFTVANAGVAPIISTVSVTARTATCTGPVKTFTVTANPTPVVTTLSNLTYCGTETAPAISFTSLTSGTTYAWTSTANVGFGTTGTGNITNYTVANPIVSATTATVSVIPTANTCEGTAKTFTITVNPSPVVSNIADITLCAGEKGNAISFTSATPSTTFNWSTPTNVGFGIAGTGNIAAGFSALNNSQNVVSTTISVVPATSLCTGKTTTFSFVVNPTPANPTAASPVVYCATANATALVANGSNIKWYTEATGGSGSGVAPTPSTNNSTDNSITTSYYVTQTNQYTCESQRSQVQVVVKPLPTTAQVAKQEYLLCQFDPAIQLDAKVQGTGESLLWIYPNSSETGVIPTITTDTGFEGTYSVLQLRDGCRGPRTDIRVNVRTTPLPAVSQVPIVTCQNATPQALSATGTGLKWYNTNKTGGTPQSTPNIPPTQTPGTYNFYVTQTGTNGCESPRAEIVVVIQPLPSATISGEGTITQGQSAPLSIAFTGQGPWTYTLSNGLTFTTSQNPTNITVSPLESTIFTVTKITNNCGEGSPAGSATINVRVATIDVGNPSATTVCAGQTFGIPYFSSDFFPSNTQFRVQISKTNDDASFQTISTEGSSTPLTATVPATATAGTYFVRVIGVASNFTVKGKVSPVQIVVRELPTATISGPSNIYENESAKLSIAFTGENPWRVTYRDSLAQKDTTFSTTVSPFEFTVRPAKTNIYRIVSISNGCGNGPATSRLTLTVNPLLSVNPNQSSDWLSVYPVPVQTRCTIEIQGGAPASITVTDGYGRVLLRQQTATSRDEVDFTTLTPGVYFLNAEQNGRIARRKIVKVQ, from the coding sequence ATGTTCAAAAAACTACTTTTTCTAAGCTGCGCTGCTTTGCTGGTTTGTGGGGTAATTTTTGAGAGTGCAGCTCAAAGTATTAGCTCCGTTATAGTCACCAGTACGTCGGGTGTCATCCCTGCGGGTGGCTATTGCGCTGGCCAAGGAGTACGGGTGTCGTTTAGTGCAACAGGCTTTGCAGGAACTCCTACTTTTTCGGTACAGTTATCGGACGCTGCGGGGGTCTTCCCTGCTACTCCCAACGTCATTGGCTCGGGCAACACTAGCCCCATTTCGGCCAACATTCCTGTGGGTACAAGTGCAGGCTCAGGCTACAAAATACGCGTCACTTCAGGACTGACTGCTTCGGCAGGTAGTGCCTCATTTACGGTCAACCCCGTTGCCACTGTGAACCCCGTTAGCAATGTAACCGCTTGTAGTGGAGCAGGTGTAAGTGGTATTTCTTTTAGCAGCTCTAGTGCTGGTGCAACGTTCTTTTGGACGAGCTCCACCAACATTGGCTTTGGCACATCGGGTTCGGGAAATATCCCTAACTTTACCGCTGTCAACAATGGAACGTCAAACGTCACTGCCAATGTGACCGTTGTCCCTTCGGTCAATGGCTGCGTAGGACTTGCTTCTAGTTTTGATGTGACCATTCGGCCCGTCGCAACGGTCAACGCCGTGGGAAACGTCAATGTTTGTAATGGCACGGCCAATGCGGCGATTAATTTTAGCAGCCCAACGGCTGGTACGACCTTCACCTGGACCAGTTCGGCAAACGTAGGGTTTGGAAACTCAGGTTCAGGTTCTATCCCTGCTTTCACCGCTACCAACCCAGGCACTTCTTCGGTGACTTCGACCGTCACCGTCACGCCCAATCTCAACGGGTGCCCAGGCCCAGCGCAGTCATTTAACATGACCGTCAATCCAACGAATGCCACTGTCAATTCCGTTTCCAATCTTTCTTATTGCGACGATACCTCAGCCCCTTCCATCAACTTTACCAGTTCGTCAGCAGGGGCGACATTTGAATGGACATCTTCGGCTAACATTGGCTTTGGTACTTCAGGCACGGGGAACATCCCTGCATTTATTGCCAACAACAATAGCAATGCTGACGTAACCGCAACCATTACGGTTACGCCACGCGTGGGCGGTTGTGCGGGTACTCCAACGACGTTTTCTATCACGGTCAAACATAAACCTACAGCCAACACCCTTTCAAATGTGGTTACTTGCAATGGTACCAGCAATCCTGCCATCGCGCTGACAAGCTTCTCGGCGGGTACAACATTTTCGTGGACCAGCTCAGTAAACGTCGGTTTTGGAACCTCAGGTACTGGAAATATCCCCGCCTTTACGGCAATCAATGCAGGGGCAGGTATTCAAGTTGCTACGGTTACCGTAACGCCTTCGGTGGGAGGATGCACAGGAAACAGTACTTCTTTTAGCGTGACTGTCAATCCAACAACCAGCGTCAATACCGTTGCTAATGCCGCTTTTTGCGGTGGAATCCCAGTAGCAGGAATTAACTTTTCTAGCCCTGTGGCAGGTACCACGTACAGTTGGACAAGCACGGCAAACGTGGGCTTTGGCACGTCAGGAACAGGCAACATTCCTTCTTACACGACCACCAGTTCTAGTACCACTCCCGTCGTTGCAACCGTTACGGTTACTCCTAGCATTGGCGCTTGTCCAGGAGCATCAAAAACATTTACTGTTACTGTAAACCCTGCGCCAACTGTCAACGCCATTTCTAACGCCGTCTATTGTAATGCGGCCTCGGCTTCGGCCATCACGTTTTCTAGCCCTGTTACAGGAACGACCTATACTTGGACAAGTTCAGTAAACATTGGTTTTGGGGTTTCGGGAACGGGAAATATCCCTGCCTATACCGCTACCAACGCTACTTCAAACCCCGTTATTAGTACCATCACTGTCACCCCAAGCACAGGAACATGTACTGGCCCAGCGTCAACTTTCACCATCACTGTCAATCCTACACCCGTTGTTGGCACAGTTGCGAATGCCGTTTATTGTGGCAATGCAAGTGCCAGTGCGATTCCGTTTATTAGTTCCACATCGGGTACTACTTACGCTTGGTCAAGCAGTACCAACGTAGGTTTCGGAACGGCGGGCACGGGAAATATTGCCGCTTTTACAACCGTTGATAGTGCCTCTGTCGTTTTGGGCAACATCACCGTTACGCCTACTGCCAATACCTGCGTAGGAGCCTCCAAAACATTTACCATTACCGTAAACCCTTCGCCTAAAGTTACGACCGTAAACAATGTAGCCTACTGTAACACTGCCCCAGGCGCTGCCATTGCTTTTACGAGCCCAACTTCAGGAAGTACCTATACGTGGACATCTTCGGCTAATGTTGGCTTTGGGACGTCAGGTTCGGGAAATATTGCCGCTTTTACGGTGGCCAACGCGGGCGTAGCACCTATCATCTCGACCGTGAGTGTGACGGCGAGAACCGCTACCTGTACTGGCCCAGTAAAAACTTTCACCGTCACTGCCAACCCAACTCCAGTAGTTACGACACTTAGTAATTTGACGTATTGCGGAACAGAGACCGCCCCCGCTATTTCTTTTACAAGCCTCACCTCAGGCACTACCTACGCCTGGACAAGCACGGCTAACGTAGGGTTTGGAACAACAGGCACGGGCAATATCACAAATTATACAGTAGCAAACCCTATCGTATCTGCCACAACCGCTACGGTAAGCGTCATTCCAACCGCCAATACCTGCGAAGGAACAGCCAAAACGTTTACCATCACAGTAAACCCAAGCCCAGTTGTTAGTAACATTGCTGATATTACCCTTTGTGCGGGAGAAAAAGGAAACGCTATCTCGTTTACAAGCGCCACTCCAAGCACAACATTTAATTGGTCAACTCCTACCAACGTTGGTTTTGGAATAGCAGGAACGGGCAATATCGCCGCTGGGTTTAGTGCTTTAAATAACTCGCAGAATGTTGTTTCAACCACCATTAGCGTTGTGCCCGCAACATCTCTTTGTACTGGAAAAACAACCACTTTTTCTTTTGTAGTCAATCCAACGCCTGCCAACCCCACCGCTGCGTCACCAGTTGTGTATTGTGCAACCGCTAACGCCACTGCTTTGGTAGCTAATGGAAGCAACATCAAATGGTACACCGAAGCAACAGGTGGCAGTGGAAGCGGCGTAGCCCCTACCCCATCGACCAACAACTCAACCGATAACTCCATCACAACAAGCTATTACGTTACGCAGACCAATCAATACACCTGCGAAAGCCAGCGTAGCCAAGTACAGGTAGTCGTGAAACCTCTTCCTACGACGGCACAAGTGGCAAAGCAAGAATACCTTCTTTGTCAGTTTGACCCCGCCATTCAGTTGGATGCCAAAGTACAAGGAACGGGCGAGTCATTGCTCTGGATTTATCCAAACAGCAGCGAAACGGGAGTTATTCCTACCATTACGACCGACACGGGCTTTGAAGGAACGTATTCTGTGCTACAACTACGCGATGGCTGTCGAGGCCCTCGTACCGACATTCGGGTAAACGTACGCACAACGCCATTGCCTGCCGTAAGCCAAGTGCCCATTGTAACTTGTCAAAACGCAACGCCACAGGCATTGTCTGCCACAGGTACAGGCTTAAAATGGTACAATACCAACAAAACAGGGGGCACTCCTCAGAGCACACCCAATATTCCACCGACACAGACGCCAGGTACTTACAATTTTTATGTGACCCAAACAGGAACCAACGGTTGTGAGAGCCCACGTGCGGAAATTGTAGTTGTCATTCAGCCACTTCCGAGTGCAACCATTAGCGGCGAAGGCACCATCACCCAAGGTCAATCGGCACCATTATCGATTGCATTTACGGGCCAAGGCCCTTGGACTTATACGTTGTCTAATGGACTAACATTTACGACGTCTCAAAACCCGACCAACATCACCGTGAGCCCGTTAGAATCTACCATATTTACGGTAACAAAAATTACCAACAATTGCGGCGAAGGTAGTCCAGCAGGAAGCGCTACCATCAATGTACGGGTAGCCACCATCGACGTTGGTAATCCAAGTGCCACCACCGTTTGCGCGGGTCAAACGTTCGGTATTCCGTATTTTTCATCGGATTTCTTCCCATCAAATACCCAGTTCCGCGTCCAAATCTCGAAGACAAACGACGACGCAAGCTTCCAAACGATTTCGACGGAAGGCTCTAGCACACCGCTCACCGCCACAGTACCTGCCACCGCTACAGCTGGAACATACTTTGTACGCGTGATTGGAGTTGCCTCTAACTTTACAGTGAAAGGGAAAGTAAGCCCTGTTCAAATTGTGGTGCGGGAATTACCAACGGCGACCATTTCGGGGCCATCAAACATTTACGAAAATGAAAGCGCCAAACTTTCGATTGCCTTCACGGGTGAAAATCCTTGGCGCGTAACATACCGCGATAGCTTGGCCCAGAAAGACACCACGTTTTCAACCACTGTGTCGCCTTTTGAGTTTACCGTACGTCCTGCAAAAACAAACATCTATCGTATCGTTTCGATTAGCAACGGTTGCGGGAACGGGCCAGCGACCTCACGTCTTACCCTGACGGTCAACCCGTTATTGTCGGTCAATCCAAACCAATCAAGCGATTGGTTAAGCGTATATCCTGTGCCTGTTCAAACGCGTTGTACCATCGAAATCCAAGGAGGTGCGCCTGCGTCGATTACCGTCACTGATGGCTACGGGCGCGTTTTGTTACGACAACAAACCGCCACCAGCAGAGACGAAGTTGACTTTACGACGCTTACCCCAGGGGTTTATTTCTTAAATGCAGAACAAAATGGGCGCATAGCGCGACGAAAAATCGTAAAAGTGCAGTAG